The sequence GACCTGCTCCACTTCGGCCCGGGCGAGTGCGCCGATGGCGAGGGCGGCAAGATACGGGTGCGCGTTGAAGTACACCGACTGCCGCGCCAACGCCTCCCGGTAGAGCGGCCCATCGACGCCACCGGGAAGCTGGCGCAGGGCCGGTTCGACACAGAAACCCACGCCGTTGCCGACCAGGATCTCGTAGTTCCAGGAGCCCTGAATCGCCAGGCAGCGCAAATAGATGGACAGCCGCAGCGCGGTGTCCATTTCCGGCGCCGACGCCATCCCCGCGACGGGCATGCTGACCGTCTCGGTGCGCAGCGCGTCCTGACCGAGCTGTTCTTCAGGCACCGAGCACCACCATCAGCGTGCCGACGGCTAGCGAAATCAGGAATAGGCGGCGGGTGCCACTGATGGCGTGGAAGTCCTTCCACACCGAGGCCGCGGCGACCGCGGCCACGCACGTCACCACGATGGCGCGCGAGAGGTCCTCAGGCACGCTCCAGCGGCCGTTCACGCGTGCAGCAAGGAGAGACCCGGGAATAAAGCAGAGCGCGCCGAGGAGTGCCCCCCTGACGAGATCGAGGGTCATGCCGAACACCTGCAGGCCGACCACGGTGTTGCGATTGCCGGCGGCGAGCTGACCAAGGCGCGGACGGGCGAAGCTGGCGATGATCTGGCGATGCTTGATCATGGTGAGCCCGCCGATCCACGCCGTGGCGATGCCGAGGGCGACCGCGACGGCGAAGGCTCCAGCCAGGGGCATCGATCCCGCGCTCGCACCGGTGGCCGCCACGGCACCCGCCACCACCGACGCGCTCCCCCACTCCGGATATCGGGAAGCGCCGACCGGCAGGGCTTCAAGGGCCAGGCACTCGAGCGCCGCGCCGCAGACGAGACCAGACATCGGCGCGCCGACAAAGGCACCGCCCAGGGTCGCGGCCACGATCGGGCGCGAGATCATGGCCTGCGGAAAGCTGACCACGTCGAGCCCGATGACACCGGCGAGGAGCGACAACGGCAGAACGTCGAGCCACCACGTGGGCGCCGCCATCACGCGCCCGTGGTGGACGTCAGCAGTTCGCCCAGCGGCACGGGACGCGCGCTGGGGACATCTTGGGCCGACACATCGACTCCCAGCGCGGCGATATCACGTAGCCCTTGCTCCTCGGCGGGCGTGAGAAACACGAACCGCAGCCTTTGGACGCGACCGGGCGAGTGATGCACGCCGCCGACATTCACGGCCCGAATGCGCCCGTCCGCCTTCGAGACGAGTCGGCCCATGGTGCCGATGTCGCCCACCAGCACGATGCCGGGCTCCGGACGTCTCTGCACTTCGGCGAGATGCGCGGCGGCATCCTCGACCGTGTAGAACAGGACGGACATCTCGGGGGGTACGCCCATGCGATAGAGCTCCTGCTCCCACTCGCTCGACGCGACCTCATCGTCGACCAAGACGATGAAACGGAGCTCGAGCGGTTGTCCCCATCCGACCACCACCTGGCCGTGAATGAGCCGATCGTCAATGCGATACAGCGCGATGGGCATCGGTTCAGCCGCCGTGCACAGCCATCGACGCGCGACCGCGCTCGAGGGCGGCGTTCACGGCGACGACGGGATCGACCGATTCCTGCATCGCGAAATCGAGGAGGAGCGAGAGGTTGATCCCGGTCACGAGCAGCACGCCGGGGCGCGCCCGGATCATCCGACGCACGGCCATCGTGCAACTGCCAGCGGGCAGGTCCGTGAAGATCACGCGCGCGCCGGTCTCATCGACGGCGCGCGCCAGCGTGTCCTGGATGTCGTCGAGACAGAGCCCGGAGTTGGACATCGCCAGAAACGAGGCGCCGCGGCCGGTGATCTGGTCGACGGCCGAAATGATGCCGGTGGCAAACGATCCATGACCGGCGACAATGGCACGGACAGTCGCTGATACGACGTCGGTGTCGGTCGCAGTGTTCACGTGTTCATCCCCATCACTCGTCATCCTCCTGCAGGTATCGCTGCACATCGGACGTCCGGCGCATCTGGCCAATCAACCGTTCGTTGAATGCCGTGGCCGAATCATAGCCGCGATAATACCGCAAGAGGTGATTCATCGCGATGACTTCGGCGATGACCGTAATGTTCTTTCCGGGATTGAGGTGCACGGTAATTTTCGGCACTTCGACACCGAGAATATCCTGCGTCTGCACGTCGAGACCCGTGCGATCGACCGAGGCCTCGGCATCCCATTCCTCGAGGATGACGACCACTTCGAGTCGCTTCTGCTGCCGCACGGCATGAATACCGAAAATGGCCGGTACGTCGAGCAGGCCGACGCCGCGGATCTCCATGAAGTGGCGCTGCAGTTCGTGCCCCTTCCCGATGAGCACATCGTTGCCGCGACGCGACACGAATACCAAATCATCGGCAACGAGGCGATGACCGCGCTCGACGAGATCGAGTACGCATTCCGACTTACCGATGCCGCTCTTGCCGGTGAAGAACAGCCCGACGCCGTACACATCGGCGAGCGAGCCGTGCAGCGTGGTCGTGGGCGCGAACTGATCGGCGAGGTACGGCTTGATGAGCCGATAGAACTCGGCGGTCTTCAAGCGCGAGCGAAGGATCGTCACGCCGGCTTCCTCGGCCAGCCGCAGCAACGGCTCCGGCGGCTCGAGGTGCTTCGTAATGAAGGCGCAGGGAAGTGGAAAGCCGAAGAACTGTTCGAGATTGTTGATGCGCAGCTCTTCGCTGAGCGACTGCAGGTAGGTGATCTCGGTTTCGCCGAGCACCTGGATGCGCTGATACGGAAAGCGATTGAGGTAGCCGGCGAGGACGAGCCCCGGGCTTGACGCCTCGGGGCTCGTGATCTCACGATCGAGACCGGCGGCCGAACCGAGCAGCTCGAGTTCGAGCGGATCCTTCATCCGCTCGTAGAGCGTGCCCACTGTCAGGCGTCGACTCACCCGGTGCGATCTCCTTCGGTCGGTACGCGCCGCGAGCGGCGCACCCGCGACACCTGACTTTCAAGTCGGTGAACGGCGGCGCTCAGAGCCGGCGCGAACGCACGCGCATCGGCGTGGACGAACAGCTCTTTCGATCGCGCGCGTTGCAGCACGATCTCGACGCGGCGGGTCTCACCGTCTCCCACGAAACGCACGATGGCGTTGGCGACGCGATGCAATCGCTTCGCGAGGCGGATGACAGCGGCTTCGGCCTGTACACGGAGCGATTCCGTGACTTCGGCATGGTGCGCGTGCAGGATGATCTCCATCAGCGACCTTCCTCCTTTCCCACCACCTCGCGGAGGTGAGCTTCAGTCTCTCTGGCAGCGTTTTCCCAAGTAAACGCCTCGGCGAAACGCCG is a genomic window of Gemmatimonas sp. containing:
- a CDS encoding PTS sugar transporter subunit IIC, yielding MAAPTWWLDVLPLSLLAGVIGLDVVSFPQAMISRPIVAATLGGAFVGAPMSGLVCGAALECLALEALPVGASRYPEWGSASVVAGAVAATGASAGSMPLAGAFAVAVALGIATAWIGGLTMIKHRQIIASFARPRLGQLAAGNRNTVVGLQVFGMTLDLVRGALLGALCFIPGSLLAARVNGRWSVPEDLSRAIVVTCVAAVAAASVWKDFHAISGTRRLFLISLAVGTLMVVLGA
- a CDS encoding PTS sugar transporter subunit IIB; the protein is MPIALYRIDDRLIHGQVVVGWGQPLELRFIVLVDDEVASSEWEQELYRMGVPPEMSVLFYTVEDAAAHLAEVQRRPEPGIVLVGDIGTMGRLVSKADGRIRAVNVGGVHHSPGRVQRLRFVFLTPAEEQGLRDIAALGVDVSAQDVPSARPVPLGELLTSTTGA
- the hprK gene encoding HPr(Ser) kinase/phosphatase encodes the protein MSRRLTVGTLYERMKDPLELELLGSAAGLDREITSPEASSPGLVLAGYLNRFPYQRIQVLGETEITYLQSLSEELRINNLEQFFGFPLPCAFITKHLEPPEPLLRLAEEAGVTILRSRLKTAEFYRLIKPYLADQFAPTTTLHGSLADVYGVGLFFTGKSGIGKSECVLDLVERGHRLVADDLVFVSRRGNDVLIGKGHELQRHFMEIRGVGLLDVPAIFGIHAVRQQKRLEVVVILEEWDAEASVDRTGLDVQTQDILGVEVPKITVHLNPGKNITVIAEVIAMNHLLRYYRGYDSATAFNERLIGQMRRTSDVQRYLQEDDE
- a CDS encoding HPF/RaiA family ribosome-associated protein encodes the protein MEIILHAHHAEVTESLRVQAEAAVIRLAKRLHRVANAIVRFVGDGETRRVEIVLQRARSKELFVHADARAFAPALSAAVHRLESQVSRVRRSRRVPTEGDRTG